The Andrena cerasifolii isolate SP2316 chromosome 14, iyAndCera1_principal, whole genome shotgun sequence genome contains the following window.
CGTTTGGATGAACTTGAATCTTGGTGATCGGATCGATATCCTAGAAAAGGTCAGATTTTCTGGGAAGAATCTTCATCCTCTGCGTCCGGGCAATGCTTCCCCGTCCGTTCCCTGCTGGACTAACGATAATCCCTGATTCAGATGCAGATAGCGTCGCCAGCCGATGTAAATACGTCGCGTCACGATCGGATATTAACGCTTTAGCATGCCGACAGCGTGGGCACGTGGGCACGTGTAAATCAAAGTTCAAGATCCCAATTTACTTGCACTCGTCACGGTTGCCTGGCCATGCGCGACACTTTCTCCACGGGCCGCCGCGATCTTAAAGACCTGTTGATCGAGCACAATCGAGTTTCTCGTTACCGGACGATGTCGTACACACGTTTCGTGGCGAGGCAAACACACGTATGTCAATTTGTCGGCGCCTAACTAATCCTGGGGCGACGGTAACAGCTGGGGGACACGTGTCACGTGGATTCGCCATTACGCTTTCGCCAGGAGGGCGAGCTACCCTCCGTTCGATGTATAATTTTCGATGGCCGAAGGTGAAGGCTCTCCTTCCTTTACCAGCTTCGGGATCAATGGGAATACCTAGTCATTAAATCCTTCATTAGGTCCGCTACGTGTCGCTTTCTAATCAACTGCTCTCTCGGCAATCAGATTTCTACCTAGGGGTAGACCCAGAGTGGACAGTTACAAATCctttattaacaatttctcaTTACGGTCCTGGCCCGGACGTTGATTAAACGGGCAAGGTAACGCTTTCTTCCGCCCCCGTCCTCCCGGTGGCATTAATTTAACGAGCCACACTCGTTAAAACTGGTCGCCGGCGCGATCGTTATCGGTGGGCAAGATTTATCGGTAAATTTCGGCTAAATAGCGGGACATATCTCACGGACATATTGCGCGCCCGCCCTGCCGCCGGTTATTTGTGGCCCGACTTAGCACTTGAGGTAATCCCAGCGGGTAACGGTAAGCACTTTGTCGAAGTCAGGGATCAAAGCCTTTGTAATTCTATAGGGCGCAACATGAAAGCGCTTCGAGCACGTCACCTGTGGACTATCGTGTACACGCGACCAGGTATTGGAATCTTTACTGTGCGGCGCAACCAAACCGGCAGTAATAAACATCCGTATTAACCAAGCTAATCCTGATTCCAGTGAGTTAGCAATGCGCGAGCACTCGGCCAGGTGTGCGATTATATCGAGTAGGTTATAGGTTACATCAGAGGGGAGGTTGCGACGATTCTGTATTTAGCTGGCTGCTGATTAAAAGCGGACCACGAACTATGGTTCGTTAATTGTTCTATAGTGGCACGAGGATAGGATAGAGTGAGTTCACGAGAGACGAGGGTCCCCTAAGATCCATCGGGCACTTGCATATTCCATGAACCTTCAAGATCACGAGCCTGACGCCGCGAGCTGCGACTACAATTAATTTCCACGGAGATATCAGGGTCGGTAATCTCGTACGAATATCACTTCCACCCCACGCGACGTCGAAAACGATTCGCCAGGGACGCTACCCTCGGGCAATCGTCGTAACGGTCCGACGGATAACGATCTTCCTTCGTTCCTTCCGGTGTTACAGGGGCATCGATCAAAAAAATACCCTCCCCGTTACGTCGAGCGATTATTTTCATCGCAACGCCgtctgtgtatatatatatatatatatatatctcccaGAGCGGATTAACAGGCATCCGTTATAAATGAATAGCGACGTACACGCGAACCGTTGGAATTATGGCCGAACCAGTCACGTAGCAGCACAATTTACAGCCAAGTTGCAACGCTCGCTGGATCCCCGTGTTATCGGGCCTCTTACGCGCGGATCCGCGCGATGCATCGCCCGGGGGGGTCTCGCGGAGCGTCCTGTTTAATTAAACTTCCGAACGGTGACGACCCAGCGAATGCGACTTAATGACACCGGCGCAATCAGCCGCCGGGCCGAAGGGTGCTCGACACTTTTCGAAGGATAGAGCTGACCGAAAGCTGACCGGAAGATCGATCCCGGCGAGAGGTCGAGGGATTCTGATTAAATCTTAAGACCGCCACCGTCTGCTTCTCTTCCTCGGACCCTCCGCCGTAATTGATTTCCTTCGGGCCCTTCGTGGATAAATCTAGCGTCTCCGTCTTGCCATTCCAAGGGCAAGCTGTCCATACACTTGCCGTAATATCGTCCTGAGACAACATTTGCTTGCCCTTAGTCATGGACGAGTATTTTAACAGACACAAAGTGTCCGTCGATTGACGGGCGGTGCCGCTCGGCCATTAATTATCGACTTTCATCGAATTATAACAACGCGGGAAGGAAAAGTAATCAATTCGGGGTAAAATCGCATCTGCAGCACGTGGCAACCCATCCGTGGCCCTCTATGATGAGATTCAGAGTCTAATTAATGTTGAAATAGGCTGGACTAGCCTGCCGCGATACAGCGGTGACCGAGAAGCTAACTTCATGTCCGGCGGATCATTAATTCGTTACAGTGTTCTGTAATCGAGGCCCCCCCAGTCGAAAAATAGTCTCGCGTGCAATTAAATCCGCCTACCATCCCCGTGGCAATATTATTTCTAGATTATCGTTGAAtaaacagccactgtcgcgGGCTGGGAAAAGAAGGGCGTTTATAAACGCTCGCTTTATCAGCTCGATTTTAATTATCGCGGAATATGTTTGCCGGCGTGccccctccccaccctccccccccccgcgaaATCGATTATCCGTGGCCGACGTTTTAATTAATCAACGCGCCCGGTTTAATGCACCGGTGCAGCTGCGTTTCGGTTTCGTTATCTGCCTCCGAAGCGGTTTTTGTCGCGGAAATGACCAATAAGTGAGTCTATCGATCGAGTGCGGCTAAAAAGTACTTATtcaattctctttttttttttctctctctatttACTCGATCGAAAGAACAACGAGGAAACGTGGACGAGAAGGGAACGTTCAGGTGCACGTTGCTCTCTTCATTCTTTCTTCCCGTAACGTAATAACCCTGTGGATTTCTCGACGGTCTATTCGTGAAAGGTTTCGATGTCCCGATCAATCATCCAGTCTGACTGATATTGGACGAATCGCGGAAAGCGTCGGCATCAATCTTTGATTATCCATCCCTCGGTGCTTCTGTAATCTTGCTAACCCTTCAATTCTTTTCATCCGCGTCATGCGCAGCCACGCTTGTCAATTCAGCGTAGAAATATATTCATCGCTGGGCTGTGTCTCAGTGTGCCAGCTGCGAACAATGCGATTCTGCATCGTTATATCCCCTTTCGATCCCCGCTGTCTCCAAATGTTATCGCAGACCtccatttttcaagaaattccATCCACCGTTAAGAATTCTTTAACGAAGGGACCGCTGCCCGAAATAAGATGTTCGAGAAATATCCTCATTTTTTGGCGTGCAACGACAACCCGGGGCTCCCACAGTGCTCCGATCGATAGGTACGTTTTCAGTGTTCTCTTATAATAGTACACGCTGGAAGTGGAATATAATGAACGCGAAATCCACGTGGAACCACCATTCCTTTATTTCCTATAACGTACAAGCTATcacggttaattaaaatgtcacaTAATGGTCGCAAGAACATCCTAGGCATACAGTTCGTAACTTTGTTACCTTTCGTTGTTGCCATTCATTTCCTCTCCAATTAATTTCAACAATATTACGTGTACACATTTCATAACATGGTATCGGATACGTCATGAGGGCTGGTTAAACAATGCGTTTCGTAACGAGGTCAATTGTACACTGCAGTTACTTTAATGATCCCGATGAACAAGCCCGTGACGATGGTCCAGCTGATCGTAATCTTGTTCACGGTGGCGATAATGATGGTCACTCGCGAAACTGGGATAATCTTTGTCGTAATTATCATCACTTTGGGCGTATCCGTAATGATAATCGGGCCCGTGGTCATCAACACCCTCATTACCGCGATGACCAAGTCTGTGCTCGTCGTTCTGCTCATAGCCACCGTTGTACCCACCATGGTGGCTGTTGTCTCCGTTATAATTGCGTCCGTCATGCCCCTTCCCACTGTTCCCGTAATGGAACTCGAATCCGTCATTGTACGTATAACTGCCGTACTTGCAGCCAGCATGACCACAGCCACGGTCACCACCGTCGTTTCTTCCGTCGTGGTCGTGCTCGTGTCGAAAACGATGATATCCTTGGTAACCATCCCCGGCTCCGTTTTCACCCTTGCCATTGGAACGATGACGGTGACGACCATACCCGTGACTGTGACGGTAACCGTGCTTGTAGTTTTGATTGTAACCATCGGAATTGCCGGTGGCATCTTTGGCGCCTTGATGGTGATTACTGTTCCCTTGGCTCAATTTACCCGAGTTGCCGTGCGTGTCGATAATGGACgctcctgaaaataattgttaaacCGTGTTCAAAGGATCCTCGGAGAAATTCCGCTTTGATGGTGCTTGAACCATATTCTGTGCTTGGCGATGAAATACGTTAATTAATCAACTATCGAGGCCTCCCACATCTTCCAATTTTTCTAGTATTTTTTATGCTTTTGGTTTTCTAAACATCAGCGCTGGTGCACTCGTTACCATCTTTATACGTCCCACGCGTGTGGCCATCTCCGCCGCGTTGTTCCTCGATGCCATACGCGGTTGGATATcccgtattaaatttgtaatctCCATTATCGTCGCTGCCTTTATCCCTCCAAATTGCTCTCGCTGCTTTATCTCCCGTGGCATCACTACCATGTGTAAACGTAGTGCTCGCCACCGCGAATACTGACGAGG
Protein-coding sequences here:
- the LOC143376473 gene encoding uncharacterized protein LOC143376473; the protein is MESKALHLILLTSSVFAVASTTFTHGSDATGDKAARAIWRDKGSDDNGDYKFNTGYPTAYGIEEQRGGDGHTRGTYKDGASIIDTHGNSGKLSQGNSNHHQGAKDATGNSDGYNQNYKHGYRHSHGYGRHRHRSNGKGENGAGDGYQGYHRFRHEHDHDGRNDGGDRGCGHAGCKYGSYTYNDGFEFHYGNSGKGHDGRNYNGDNSHHGGYNGGYEQNDEHRLGHRGNEGVDDHGPDYHYGYAQSDDNYDKDYPSFASDHHYRHREQDYDQLDHRHGLVHRDH